The following proteins are encoded in a genomic region of Solea senegalensis isolate Sse05_10M linkage group LG5, IFAPA_SoseM_1, whole genome shotgun sequence:
- the LOC122770031 gene encoding ankyrin repeat domain-containing protein 39-like — protein sequence MEMASDRHHCSCCSHPASSPSVYQTIHEMDFERGIWSAAVDGNLDRVVSIVQKGTDPNLRDSSGYTALHYASRSGHFAVCKFLLESGGCASPQTPGGATPLHRSAYCGHLDVVGLLLRHQADPTVCDDDGASPLHKAAERGHEEVCRLLLEHCPALCSQMNKRLQLPHQLAQQGALQELLKAPR from the exons ATGGAAATGGCGTCTGACAGACATCACTGCTCGTGTTGTTCGCACCCAGCCTCCTCTCCCAGTGTTTACCAGACGATACATGAAATGGATTTTGAACGAG GTATCTGGTCTGCTGCAGTGGATGGAAACTTGGACAGGGTTGTGTCAATAGTCCAGAAGGGCACAGACCCAAACCTGAGAGACTCATCTGGATACACAGCCCTG CACTATGCAAGTCGAAGCGGTCATTTTGCTGTATGCAAATTCCTACTTGAGAGCGGAGGCTGTGCGTCTCCTCAGACACCAGGTGGTGCCACACCTCTGCACAGATCGGCTTACTGCGGCCACCTGGACGTCGTTGGACTCCTCCTGCGACACCAGGCAGATCCGACGGTTTGCGACGATGACGGCGCGTCCCCTTTACACAAG GCTGCAGAACGGGGTCACGAGGAGGTGTGTCGGCTGCTTCTTGAACACTGTCCAGCACTTTGCAGCCAGATGAACAAgaggctccagctcccccaccAGCTGGCACAACAGGGAGCTCTGCAGGAGCTCTTAAAGGCACCGCGGTGA